The proteins below are encoded in one region of Acidithiobacillus ferrooxidans ATCC 23270:
- a CDS encoding cysteine hydrolase family protein: protein MPQSSGLLVIDLQFGFSPKPDLVDRIRDAAQDYSVVVATRFCNLPDSLFRTRMNDGNDGGAVIDVGHAVVIDKPGYGLNHAAITVLREFTGITEWGLVGSRTGACIMACGFSLWDAGIPFHVIRDLCASEKEPMCGAVSTILQQKFGV from the coding sequence ATGCCGCAAAGCAGCGGATTATTGGTCATTGATCTTCAGTTTGGATTTTCCCCCAAGCCGGACCTGGTGGACCGTATCAGGGATGCGGCCCAGGATTATTCGGTTGTCGTGGCTACCCGTTTCTGCAATCTGCCCGACAGCCTGTTCCGGACCCGCATGAACGACGGCAACGATGGCGGTGCGGTGATCGACGTGGGGCACGCGGTGGTGATCGATAAACCGGGTTACGGATTGAATCACGCGGCGATCACCGTCTTGCGTGAGTTTACGGGAATCACCGAATGGGGGCTGGTCGGTAGCCGGACGGGCGCCTGCATAATGGCCTGCGGGTTTTCCCTGTGGGACGCGGGGATACCCTTTCACGTCATTCGCGATCTGTGTGCTTCCGAAAAGGAGCCCATGTGCGGAGCGGTCAGCACGATCCTGCAACAGAAGTTTGGCGTGTGA
- a CDS encoding HlyD family secretion protein, with amino-acid sequence MRNKILFGLAIVGILIGLVSAYIYSRQTPPQPPLATNYNPYVNGIFANGIIESYAADGENINIYPQVSGRVTGIFVQEGQTVAKGAPIFAIDDSVQKELVAQNKAQAQAALALLQELKAEPRKETLTIAEKQVEYARASLKYQQAQLGITQRERAIDPQAVSKLALENVQNSVLIARNNLKVAQAQYALTRAGAWRYDIRNQQAIYDAAQKTYASSSALLREYVVRAPVTGDVLRISTAVGSYASPQGVYGTYTQGMNPVVVMGKKTAYMQVRAYLDEILVPRLPAPADITAKMFIRGLSNVSVPLQFVRIQPYVTPKIELSNQRTEKVDVRVLPILFKFKIPAHMNLFPGELVDVYIGKK; translated from the coding sequence ATGAGAAATAAGATACTATTCGGGCTCGCCATCGTTGGCATCCTCATCGGCCTGGTCAGCGCCTACATATACAGCCGGCAAACGCCACCGCAACCCCCTCTGGCCACCAACTACAATCCCTACGTCAACGGAATATTCGCCAACGGCATCATCGAGAGTTACGCGGCCGATGGCGAAAACATCAACATCTACCCCCAGGTATCCGGTAGGGTGACCGGCATCTTCGTCCAGGAGGGGCAGACGGTGGCGAAGGGCGCGCCGATCTTCGCCATCGATGACTCCGTGCAAAAGGAACTGGTGGCCCAGAACAAGGCCCAGGCCCAGGCCGCCCTGGCCCTGTTGCAGGAATTGAAAGCGGAACCCCGGAAAGAGACCCTGACCATTGCCGAAAAACAGGTCGAATATGCCCGGGCCAGCCTGAAATACCAGCAGGCACAACTGGGAATCACCCAAAGGGAAAGGGCCATCGATCCCCAGGCGGTGAGCAAACTTGCCCTGGAGAACGTGCAAAACTCGGTCCTGATTGCCCGGAACAATCTTAAGGTGGCACAGGCGCAGTATGCGCTGACCAGGGCCGGCGCCTGGCGTTACGATATCCGGAATCAACAAGCCATATATGACGCGGCGCAAAAAACCTACGCGTCCAGCAGCGCCCTGTTGCGGGAATATGTGGTGCGGGCGCCGGTCACCGGCGATGTCCTGCGCATCAGCACCGCCGTCGGCAGCTACGCGTCCCCCCAGGGAGTCTACGGCACCTATACGCAGGGGATGAATCCGGTCGTGGTGATGGGCAAGAAGACCGCCTATATGCAGGTCCGCGCCTATCTGGATGAAATACTGGTGCCACGGCTTCCGGCCCCCGCAGACATTACCGCGAAAATGTTCATTCGCGGACTCAGCAATGTCAGCGTACCGCTGCAGTTCGTACGGATACAGCCCTACGTGACGCCGAAGATCGAACTGTCCAATCAAAGAACCGAAAAAGTGGACGTACGGGTGCTGCCGATTCTCTTCAAGTTCAAAATTCCGGCACACATGAACCTGTTTCCCGGCGAGCTGGTGGATGTGTATATAGGCAAGAAATAG
- a CDS encoding ABC transporter ATP-binding protein, giving the protein MILTARDITKSFGEAPNQTYALRDVSFAVNFGEMLYIVGPSGSGKTTLLSIISGILRPDDGDVVVKDTDIWKLGSDALAGFRLQTIGFVFQDYHLFPRLTTLENVAIPLILRREPWDKSLAAARKTLQVVGLAEKESLPPYKLSGGEQQRVAIARAIVAQPDLLIFDEPTASLDGDTGRKIVAFVKEHILNMQRAIIIVTHDSRIYEYATRIIRMEDGRIVPEAGADHEK; this is encoded by the coding sequence ATGATCCTGACCGCGCGGGATATCACCAAATCCTTTGGCGAGGCACCGAACCAGACCTACGCGCTGCGCGATGTCAGCTTCGCGGTGAATTTCGGCGAGATGCTGTATATCGTCGGCCCCTCCGGCTCCGGCAAAACCACGCTGTTGAGCATCATCTCCGGCATCTTGCGCCCCGATGACGGCGATGTGGTGGTCAAGGATACGGATATCTGGAAGCTGGGCAGTGACGCACTGGCCGGCTTTCGTCTGCAGACCATCGGTTTCGTCTTTCAGGATTACCATCTCTTTCCCCGCCTGACCACCCTGGAAAACGTGGCCATTCCGCTGATTCTCCGGCGCGAGCCCTGGGACAAGAGTCTGGCGGCGGCGCGCAAAACGCTGCAGGTCGTCGGTCTGGCGGAAAAAGAAAGCCTGCCGCCCTACAAACTCAGCGGGGGCGAGCAACAACGGGTCGCCATCGCCCGCGCCATCGTTGCCCAACCGGACCTGCTGATTTTCGATGAGCCTACCGCTTCCCTGGATGGGGACACCGGCAGGAAAATCGTCGCCTTCGTCAAGGAGCATATTTTGAATATGCAGCGTGCGATCATCATCGTGACTCACGACAGCAGAATTTATGAATACGCGACGCGGATCATCCGTATGGAAGATGGCCGGATCGTCCCCGAGGCAGGAGCGGACCATGAGAAATAA
- a CDS encoding ABC transporter permease, protein MNGLLRIALKLLLNDKGKFATLVIGITFSVFLMMQMTSMFSGILYQSAANIVNVGARMWVMDPAVRTPQNSIPMPNYVLDAVRSIPGVKFAVPFYVGAGLVKLNDGTYQSATIIGLDDASLFGRPTIISGNILDIYRNNAFIMVKDANYAKLGSPKIGTSFEINDHRAVVVALAHTPVSGLFGLPTLYTTYNRATQDLPSTRYLISYILVQPKSTRDIAAIEQQVKQLGYLALTDRQFITRNDRFYEFQTGMGTSILIMTLISFLVGLSIAGETFYMFVLDNLEHFGALKAIGAKSGELIQMIVFQSLVVGFLGFGFGVLLSSTMIAISKVEIANYAAMVTYENLFLALIMVLIISAFSSYIGIRKVIRIDPFDVFRG, encoded by the coding sequence ATGAACGGCCTGCTCCGCATCGCCCTGAAACTGCTGCTCAACGACAAAGGCAAATTCGCCACCCTGGTCATCGGCATCACCTTCTCCGTCTTTCTGATGATGCAGATGACCTCCATGTTTTCCGGGATACTCTATCAATCCGCGGCCAACATCGTGAATGTCGGTGCCAGGATGTGGGTGATGGACCCCGCCGTCCGAACCCCGCAAAACAGTATCCCCATGCCCAACTATGTGCTGGACGCGGTGCGCAGCATACCCGGCGTCAAGTTTGCGGTGCCCTTTTATGTGGGTGCGGGCCTCGTCAAGCTCAATGACGGCACCTATCAGTCCGCCACCATCATCGGTCTGGACGACGCCAGCCTGTTCGGCCGACCGACGATCATCTCCGGCAATATTCTGGATATTTACAGGAACAACGCTTTCATCATGGTCAAGGACGCCAACTACGCCAAACTGGGCAGCCCCAAAATAGGCACCAGCTTTGAGATCAATGATCATCGCGCGGTTGTCGTAGCCCTGGCCCACACCCCGGTGTCCGGCCTGTTCGGTTTGCCGACCCTGTATACCACCTATAACCGCGCCACCCAGGACCTGCCCTCCACCCGCTACCTGATTTCCTACATCCTGGTGCAGCCCAAAAGCACCCGGGATATCGCCGCCATCGAGCAGCAGGTAAAGCAACTGGGCTATCTGGCCTTGACCGATCGGCAATTCATCACCCGCAACGACCGGTTCTATGAATTTCAGACCGGGATGGGCACCAGCATCCTGATCATGACTCTGATCAGTTTTCTCGTAGGACTATCCATCGCCGGAGAGACCTTTTACATGTTCGTTCTGGACAATCTGGAGCATTTCGGCGCTCTCAAGGCCATTGGCGCCAAAAGCGGCGAACTGATCCAGATGATCGTCTTTCAGTCGCTGGTCGTGGGGTTCCTGGGTTTCGGCTTCGGCGTGCTGCTGTCTTCCACCATGATCGCCATCTCCAAAGTGGAGATCGCCAACTACGCCGCCATGGTCACTTACGAAAACCTGTTTCTGGCCCTGATCATGGTCCTGATCATTTCCGCCTTTTCGAGCTATATCGGCATTCGCAAGGTCATCCGCATCGACCCCTTTGACGTCTTCCGGGGTTAG